In a genomic window of Temperatibacter marinus:
- a CDS encoding DUF305 domain-containing protein, which yields MTGLLWGQMGHVAAQDVPLVQPGNVGEKVKIIKPKSAIEIAVNSYTPEDVSFMQNMIPHHHQATLMSALVKGRTNRQELLDIAGKIDASQKDEISFMLDWLKARGERQPDPAAHSKMDMSHVMAGMASPAQMKKLASLEGVAFDKLFLELMIFHHAGAITMVKDLLSKRGSAYDPVLYEFVSDVQTDQQSEISRMNVLLASLSSDPRVGLKAGFSDAGEAALNMKLLRNLPRPAGFFDPENPLGLAAETDKEKDGKKVRAKRGGLMSFANTDMAFDGDKLVVGNYHGFNTYKLDAAGMPALMASVVCPGGQGDVSVIGDLLIMSVEETRGRTDCGIQGISEDVSADRFRGIRIFNISDYQRPVQVGQVQTCRGSHTHSIVSGDGKEGTVVIYNSGTSSVRDEKELESCIGNFTGDKNTALFRIDVIEIPVDDPSKARIVDSPAVFADEQTGALAGLWRGGNHGPNTQRTYVTNQCHDITVFPKAKLAAGACSGNGIILDISNPLKPKRIDAVVDPGFAYWHSATFNNDGTKVLFTDEWGGGGRPRCMAGDPKGWGANAIYDIENGKLEFKGKYKLPAPQTKMENCVAHNGSIVPVPGRDIFVQAWYQGGISVIDFSESTDPKEIAFFDRGPLDENDYAVGGYWSSYWYNGKVYGTGIYRGLDVFELIESDVLTANELAAAKLADQGEKFNPQQQFEVTWPDAPVVALAYLDQLDRTGAIAQGLSKALREALTEAQSGKVNAKTLKQLAKKVKKKSGKAAEQRRKKKLVSTMRAIAAAAR from the coding sequence ATGACAGGACTGCTGTGGGGACAAATGGGCCATGTAGCGGCTCAGGATGTGCCTCTCGTTCAACCTGGCAATGTAGGCGAAAAAGTAAAAATCATTAAACCAAAGAGCGCCATTGAGATAGCGGTCAATAGCTACACACCAGAAGATGTGTCCTTCATGCAAAATATGATCCCACATCATCATCAAGCTACCCTCATGTCTGCATTGGTTAAGGGCCGGACCAATAGACAAGAGCTTCTTGATATTGCCGGTAAGATTGATGCCTCTCAAAAAGATGAAATCAGTTTTATGCTGGACTGGCTTAAAGCGCGCGGTGAACGTCAACCTGATCCGGCAGCTCATTCGAAAATGGATATGTCTCATGTGATGGCTGGAATGGCCTCGCCAGCTCAAATGAAAAAACTCGCGAGCCTAGAAGGTGTTGCTTTTGATAAGTTGTTTCTTGAGTTAATGATTTTTCATCATGCAGGGGCCATTACGATGGTCAAGGATTTACTCTCCAAGCGCGGCTCAGCGTATGATCCAGTGCTCTATGAATTTGTCAGCGATGTTCAAACTGATCAACAGTCAGAGATTAGTCGGATGAATGTCTTGCTTGCCTCTCTGTCAAGCGATCCGCGGGTCGGTCTGAAGGCAGGCTTTTCTGATGCAGGAGAGGCTGCGCTGAATATGAAACTCTTGCGGAATTTACCGCGCCCTGCGGGCTTCTTTGATCCAGAAAATCCCCTGGGCTTAGCAGCGGAAACAGATAAAGAAAAAGATGGAAAGAAAGTGCGCGCTAAGCGGGGCGGACTGATGAGTTTCGCCAATACGGATATGGCATTCGATGGCGATAAATTGGTTGTAGGCAATTATCATGGGTTCAATACCTATAAGCTAGACGCGGCGGGCATGCCGGCCTTGATGGCTTCTGTGGTTTGTCCAGGTGGCCAGGGCGATGTATCTGTGATCGGCGATCTGCTCATTATGTCTGTTGAAGAAACCCGCGGTCGAACAGACTGTGGTATTCAAGGGATTAGTGAGGATGTGAGTGCTGATAGATTCCGCGGCATTCGAATTTTTAATATCAGCGACTATCAACGGCCGGTTCAAGTGGGGCAAGTACAGACTTGCCGCGGTTCTCATACCCATTCTATCGTTTCTGGAGATGGTAAAGAAGGCACTGTGGTTATCTATAATTCTGGGACTTCTAGCGTAAGGGATGAGAAAGAACTTGAGAGCTGTATTGGAAACTTTACTGGGGACAAAAATACAGCGTTATTCCGTATCGATGTGATCGAAATTCCTGTTGATGACCCCTCAAAGGCCCGCATCGTAGATAGCCCTGCGGTTTTTGCAGATGAACAAACCGGCGCTCTCGCAGGCTTGTGGCGTGGTGGAAATCATGGGCCTAATACACAAAGAACTTATGTCACCAATCAATGTCACGACATCACAGTTTTCCCGAAGGCAAAACTGGCAGCTGGGGCTTGTTCTGGTAATGGGATCATCCTGGATATTAGTAACCCTTTAAAACCTAAACGTATTGATGCAGTTGTGGATCCCGGTTTTGCTTATTGGCATTCAGCCACATTTAATAATGATGGAACGAAAGTTCTTTTCACCGACGAATGGGGCGGGGGAGGACGTCCGCGCTGTATGGCAGGGGATCCAAAAGGCTGGGGCGCGAATGCTATCTACGATATTGAGAACGGAAAACTTGAATTTAAAGGCAAGTATAAATTACCTGCGCCGCAAACGAAAATGGAAAATTGTGTAGCGCATAATGGATCTATTGTACCTGTTCCTGGACGGGATATCTTTGTTCAGGCTTGGTATCAAGGGGGCATCTCTGTCATCGATTTCTCAGAGTCCACCGATCCAAAAGAAATTGCCTTCTTTGACCGTGGACCTCTTGATGAGAATGATTATGCCGTGGGCGGTTACTGGTCCTCATATTGGTATAATGGTAAAGTTTACGGTACAGGCATATATCGAGGCCTCGACGTTTTCGAATTGATCGAGAGTGATGTGCTCACCGCTAATGAGTTAGCAGCCGCCAAACTTGCTGATCAAGGTGAGAAGTTTAATCCACAACAACAATTTGAAGTCACCTGGCCGGATGCACCTGTTGTTGCCTTGGCGTATTTAGATCAGTTGGATCGAACGGGTGCCATTGCTCAAGGTTTATCGAAAGCCCTTCGTGAAGCTTTAACAGAGGCCCAGTCTGGAAAAGTTAATGCAAAGACGCTTAAACAGCTCGCGAAAAAGGTTAAAAAGAAGTCAGGCAAAGCAGCTGAGCAAAGACGCAAGAAGAAATTGGTTTCAACCATGAGAGCTATCGCTGCTGCAGCGCGTTAG